The Elaeis guineensis isolate ETL-2024a chromosome 12, EG11, whole genome shotgun sequence sequence TATACTAAAGATGAGCATTTTGCAAGACATATTAAAGGAAAACACTAAATATAAATACAAATTATTAGATAATATtggataaaaacaaaaaaaaagaaaatgttaaaaacaaacaaaatgataattaaaataaaattaaaaaaaatgattaaaaattaaataaataaataagtttaaaattaaaaaaatcaatttgCAATATCATGAATGAATAATATTGAATATAAACCaaacaaataaaattaataaaatataaagtagAAAATAAAGAGAATATAGAATTACAAATCataataatcaaataaaataccaaaaataaaatattaattaaaattgaagtaaaaaataacataaataaaaaaataataactaataaaaataaactataaaaaCGTAATATAATGGCCATTGTAACATTAATAATGGTTGTTACTTAAAAGTTCATCATATGTCCACATAGTATAACAGAAGGGTCCCAAAATAATTATTGCAATCACTATATGAAATTAGTTTTATTCCTAAATTAATGATATACAGAAAATTAATATATCAAATTCGAACATAACTGTTGTTCCTTTGCTATGCATTCCTTTCATTCCCATTCCAATTCATTTTCAGTCTTGGGAACCAAAAGTAGCATTATTTTATTGTTGATTCGATATTTAGGGTGTAGGCTTAGTTATTTCTTAGGTTGGAATTTCCCTGCATGACCAAAAAGATTCAGTTTCATAACAAAGAAATAGAGAAGAGAGGATGATTAAATTTAAATCACGAACACTCAAAATTTCTAACACACCTGAGAACCTTCATGGGAAGATCTGTCCAATCATGCAAAAGCTGTTTGTTTCCATTTTCTAGTACTAGCTTGGAGGACTGAACTAGCTCACCAGTAgttcattattatattattactCATGTAATTCGCATTGTTGATTCCGCAAATGATAACTCCAATTATTGTCCACTTTGTCCTTCTTATCAAACATTCTCTCTTACACTACTTGTCTTTGATAACATTTATTAAGCTCCCTCGATGAAGGCTGATGATCCTTCAAACTGACCATTCACTGTTGGCTCCTGTGTTTTACTCTTTCGTTTTCTTGATTCTAAACCATAAAAAGGATTGCAATCTAGTTGGTAGTTTAAATTTCTTGCGTATTCTGACACCATCATACGAGTTTAGTTTTGTCATGTACAAATTCTAATACCCTATTTTAACCAtttaattctactgtaaaaaccAGAATGCCATTCAAGTAGTCACTAAACTCATGCTTCACTAGATATAAAGCATGTAATATTATTTACCTTTTTACAGTAGTATGGTGCACTCTAATCATTTGTTGTTTTGCAGTACCCCATGATCAACACTTTGCATATTCTTGGCTTTGGACTAGCACAAGTGTAAAAGCTTGTCTACGGTGATGTATCTTGATGTATTATGATGTCTAGGTAAACCACATCCACTGAATGCCCTAGGCATGAGAATTAGGGCTATCAGGCCTATTGAAGCACATGATTACGTGGAAGAGGATTAAGCTTATCCAGTGAGCAGTAATAAACGATGTTGAAGACTAGCCCGCCAACTCAAGACACGATTGCAATATTGTAAACAGGGGCCATGAAAAtgctctcccttctcccttcattGAGGCCACCTCATGGCACTAACACTCTATGTGGTTCTCAGAGGAGACAATGTAAAAGCCTCCAGCATTTAAAACCCAAGAGTACCTAGGGGAGGCAAGCTAGGGAAACATCCAGGTAAACCCAATGGAAAAAGGTGCTTACCGGTCCATCTCCAACACTGGAGACACAGAAGCACAccatttatcacaaaattgacagaGACATATTGCTCggttttttattattctgccatTTTATATGCAGAATGTTCAGGGAAACCAAGGACCAGAACATAGTTCAGAACTCAGAAGATTGAGATCTCAAGAATCACATAATAGGCACGAAATTATGTTTGTGCCATGGAACCATGCCTACAGGTTGGAAAGAGGaatgagagagagtgagagaaagagagagagtagcATCACAAAATTGATCTGATTGCAGAACATTTCTTGCAGCACCACAACCCTACAACCCCAGAGATACAGTTAGCCTGATGCAGTGGAGTGAATTTACCTTTTACTCTTCAAAGTTCTGAGCAGAACTAGTCATCCACTGCCAAACACCCCCTGATGGTTTCCTCTGAGCAGCAGCCATATCTTGTTCCATTTGAGATTTCTGATGCCGCAGGACTTCAAGCTCGTGCTCTATAGAACGAAGTGCTTCCAACCTATTCTGCATCACTGCAATTTGTGCCTACAATGGGAAgagtaaaaaagaaaaataaagcatAAATCATTTGGTATCCAGCAAATCCAGAAATGCTAAACAAAAGACCATCCCAAAAGCACAGAATAAAAGGTAGAAATTATTGCAACCTCTAATTTCATGCATCTTGCACTCTCAGCTGCCAGTTGACCTTGGACTGATTTTAGTTCCTTAACCAAGGATAATAGTAGAATTAGAAGATTCGCAATTAGATACTTGAAAGTACTCATTGTTCTCCCATAATGAAAATTTACCTTTAATAATTCAGTATGGGAATTGTTCATCTCATCAAGACTGGCTTGTAGTCTTGAGTTTTCGTCTCTTACTTCCACTAGCCTGGACTCCAACATCTTCTTTTCTGCACTAATAGCATGAGTGTCAACAGCAACAACCTCAGGAGACCTCTCAGCTTGGGCTCCCTTGATATTTGATTTGATAGTAGTGGTATATATGTTCTTGTCATCGGTTGCAGTTATCACAGCATAAGCAGCAGTGACAGAAGCTGCTGCAGCAGCTGCAGCTGGTGATTGAAGAAGCCTCGGACGTATTGAATCTCTTGGCTTGTGTTTCAAAACAAACACCTGAAGAAGTGCAGAATTGTGGTTCAAAAAAGTACACATGATGACATGCATTCAAAATAGGGTTATGGCAAAAAGATGGAAAAGGATCTTGGTGTACAGCCTCTAATACCCATAGACTAATTcacaagaagaaaaacaaaagtaGATATATGAAGATATGCATAGATATGTATGTAAGAAACCTGGAGACAAAACTGACTTGCACACCAAAGAAAGACCACTGTGAAATGAGAATTTTCTTTTATTGATAAACTAATATATTGAAAAGCACTCCATGTATGTGGCATTAATAGGACTTGTTTAGTATAACTAATACAGTTCAATTTTCAAATGGTAATCTTGAGTTTCATTTTGCAAATAGACAACCTACTCCTCCAAGATCATATTCAGGCTAGCTTTAAACATCAATATATGCTTTGTACATGAGAATTTCATTGCATACCTCATTGTTGTACTTTCCATTGTAACCACCAAAGGCAATTAAAAGCTTCTCCCCATCTATTGTTGTTGAGCAAAGAGTAAGGCCCTGTCAAGCACCAGTTGACATGAAATTATGATCTAGAGATGTTGTaaaacatttttttaaaaaaaaattttgatgttgCCTTATCATATGATTaaaatcttaaataaattgattattCTTTCACATGCATCCAAGTTACAGTACACATCAAATACTTTATATGTTATACATATATCATGCATAAACATGTCTGTGTAAAGTCCtgtaaggaaaaaagaaaaggtagAAGACAATAAGTTAAATCACCTACTCATTCAGATAATCTTGCTAAATTACTGAGGCAAGAGAAAGgagaaaatctaaatttaatattaaaacaaaattatagaacagagTTAGGGATTCCCAACAAACGTCCTCTTTCAAATCCCCATGCTTCACTTCTCAACACAAATCTTGCTAACCACCTCCTCCTCTCCCCTGACCTTTGGGTTTTGCACCTCTTTTCCCCTTATGAACATCAGACATGCCTTTTTGCAGTTTTGCTTGTATGATAAGGCCTTCAGATTGCCGCTACCATTATCATTCAGCAATAGAACTTTATCGGCTGTGCTCATGGTACTTCACGGCTAAGTGATAAAAACCAATAaggttatgatattttagatgcaGTCATGCACCAGACAGTGAGCGATTCCATGCAGCATTTAGCTATGGAAAAATCCATTTCATGAGCTGTCACTCAATGTTAACAACAACTAGTACTGTATGTTCTCCTGCTGAAGGATGAAAGTTCAAGATAATTAACATGAGCTGAGGTTCACATTTGTGTATATTGATAATAACAATATAGTTGTTAAGTTTAACTGCAGAGTTTATTTAGATAAATCAGCGGTTGATATTGGCCACCACGTTGTATATCATTAGAGAGACTAACCTCAATTAATGCATGCGCTAGAGAAAATGATGCCACTCTACTATCTCAAGTAGGAAAAGAAAGTGCTGCCAATTACTCATGCTATACCCAGCCAGTTCATAATGCTTTTTTACTTCTCAATAAGGGCATAGAAATCAACTTTGCAAGATAAATAGCTTTGAAAAAGTCCACACTGAAAGCCAGACAACTTTCATGCCAGCAAACAAAGGCATTGTCAAATTGTTGGATACTTGTATGATAACATATTAAGAGGAATATCACATTGCCCTTATACATAtgtggaaagaaagaaggcataGAAATAGGAAGATGAGATAAACAAATAGAAGTATGTTGCTTTTTCAAAGTTTCATGCCTTCAAAATCTTAAAGTGATGAAATTTTACTCCATTTTTAGCTTCTAAAGGCCTGTCAACAAGAGGATCATTAAAATGGTAATAAAGCTATCACACAAGCCAGGTCAAAAGAAACCATTGCTCACCTCACTGGCAAGTGGATCTCGTTGCTTTACACTTGTGGCCACCGACCACACAAACTTCGATGTGTTCAAGACAATGGTATCGGTAGCACCTGAAAACATTTTTTTTGGAGGGTCAAATTGACAATTTATAGAAAGCAAGAGCAGAATAGAGGAATTAATATATTTCCTAGCAAAAATAAAAACTAGTCAGGAGAGATTCAATTACCACTTTGATTATCTCCACCGCCAACTATATACCAGCTTTCATCAACAGTAGCGCCAGCATGACCTCCCCTAGGTGTCACATATGTACCCTGAGTCTCTGGCCGAGACCATTCCATCTGCAATGTCAGACTACTAGTCGATGAAgagcagtaaaaaaaaaaaagaaaagaaaagaaacaaggaaaatCTTCCTCTAATTATGCAGCAGATAAGTTCAGCTCATCTTCACAGCCAATAGAAAAACAACAGTAGTTTCATCTGAGAAGGCGCTGGATACACTCATAACAGGTTATACTGCATAATATTCCATAACAGCATATTTCTATCCTGTATTTCAGGATTTCTTCAGCTGTAAAAGCTTCGCAGAAAAGTGACATGATAATGATAGCACATACCTTGAACTTCAGCCCTATTTTACACCGAATAGTGAATCTGCAGACGTATTTTGTTTAACAACTGATCTATATATTTACTCAACTACTCTTTGATGCCAGAATACACACAATGAAGGATGCACTGTGAGAGTAAAGAAGTGGGTTTAAAAGTTTATTCTTGGCTTATCAAGGATGAGGTTTTAAGCAGTTTATGATTATACTATGCATCTGTTAGTCGACAGGTCAGTTAAACTAGTCCAGCAAGTCTATCACCAACTGCATGTTCATCTAAATCATAAA is a genomic window containing:
- the LOC105055622 gene encoding acyl-CoA-binding domain-containing protein 4, producing the protein MGDKEVTGESDITALLSSAPYDQWILIHSSGWCPPARYKHAAEVVQEKLYVVGGSRNGRYLSDIQVFDLRTFKWSTLSPKLEPKSSNLENITSEETFPASAGHSLVKWENKLLVVAGYSKEPLDTVTVWSIDLETHYYSVVPTNGKIPTARGGQSVTLVGSKLIMFGGEDRRRKLLNDLHILDLKTMTWDILEAKKIYPAPRFDHIAAVHADQYLLIFGGSSHSTCFNDLHLLDLHSMEWSRPETQGTYVTPRGGHAGATVDESWYIVGGGDNQSGATDTIVLNTSKFVWSVATSVKQRDPLASEGLTLCSTTIDGEKLLIAFGGYNGKYNNEVFVLKHKPRDSIRPRLLQSPAAAAAAASVTAAYAVITATDDKNIYTTTIKSNIKGAQAERSPEVVAVDTHAISAEKKMLESRLVEVRDENSRLQASLDEMNNSHTELLKELKSVQGQLAAESARCMKLEAQIAVMQNRLEALRSIEHELEVLRHQKSQMEQDMAAAQRKPSGGVWQWMTSSAQNFEE